CCGACCAGCGAAAATCTGGCGCGCTATATTTTTCAGCAAATGTCACAAGCGTTACTCGATCACGCTATCGACAACGCGTATGTCTATAAAGTGGAAGTTTACGAAACACCAACCGCTAGCGCCTCCTATATGGAAACACCATGATGGCCCGTATCGTTTGCCTCTGTATCGTCGTTGGTCTCCTTGTCTTGCCGGCCTTTTCGCTCGATAGCGAAGGGCAGCGTATTATGAATTTCGCCCGCTCGCTTCAGGAGCAAGGCGAATATTACCGTGCTATCACTGAATATGAGCGGTTGAAGTCGTACTATCCTGAAGGGGCGCACCTTGTCAGCGCCGATTTTGCGATTGCCGAGTCCTATTTTTCCGGTGGTAAAATAGAAGCGGGTCTTGAACAGGCCAAGCGTGTTGTCGAACGATATCCCTCTGATGCGCTTGCTCCCGAAGCGATCTGGCTTGCTGGAAGTACGCTGTTTAGCCTCAAACGGTACGACGAAACCAAACCGTATCTTGAGTATTTCCTCCATCACTACCCCGAGCACGCTCGGAAACACGAAGCTACCGCGATGTTAAGTGCTACCTATCTGGCACTTGGAGAAAGGGAAAAAGCGATAACGCTTGATCCGTTGATGAATCAACATATCAATCAACTGGAGATTCCGCAGAAGGATGTGCGTACGGCGGGAGTGCTTTCGGCACTCCTCCCTGGCAGCGGTCAAATGTATGCCGAACGGTATATGGACGGCACCATCGCTTTTTTTTTGAACGTTGCGTTTATA
This sequence is a window from Chrysiogenes arsenatis DSM 11915. Protein-coding genes within it:
- a CDS encoding tetratricopeptide repeat protein, with protein sequence MMARIVCLCIVVGLLVLPAFSLDSEGQRIMNFARSLQEQGEYYRAITEYERLKSYYPEGAHLVSADFAIAESYFSGGKIEAGLEQAKRVVERYPSDALAPEAIWLAGSTLFSLKRYDETKPYLEYFLHHYPEHARKHEATAMLSATYLALGEREKAITLDPLMNQHINQLEIPQKDVRTAGVLSALLPGSGQMYAERYMDGTIAFFLNVAFISATAAAIESDNIPLAVIVGFFGVGWYGGNVYNAMNSAQKYNQRAINKASLEYYQKNRTPSLQINFSF